A section of the Bacillota bacterium genome encodes:
- a CDS encoding type I CRISPR-associated protein Cas7, with translation MIINRNSEFLFGFQATMTNPNGDPDQENKPRMDYDTSTLLVSDARRKRDCRDFLKNKGYQIFVDTLADKKVPMDTMFEYVRDSWLGDKKRMEQLFAENQSLKQAWEEMLGRDENYKEAYLNKLEELKSSKKTKELATVNNLFLTEIIKRSLIDIRLFGSAMAVEGVTRTYTGPVQISWGYSLHPVELVRSSTITSIMNEDSSTFGKKYKVYYALVAHYGTMNKYSAKLTGMTEEDRDLFRHALVQGLMTNQTDSKQGQEPLFYLEIVYKPEYDVYLGDLRRFVDVKENKEDDASREVTIRSLNDLTVDFHGLNQVITDLKDKGYIEKVIGWIHPVAQEGRLLNIPAFDPVDLWEPIQRGE, from the coding sequence ATGATTATCAACCGAAACAGCGAGTTTTTGTTTGGGTTTCAGGCGACAATGACGAACCCTAATGGGGATCCGGATCAAGAGAACAAACCACGCATGGACTATGATACTTCTACCTTATTAGTAAGTGATGCCAGGAGAAAGCGTGACTGCCGGGATTTTCTAAAAAATAAGGGTTACCAGATTTTTGTTGACACATTAGCGGATAAAAAAGTCCCTATGGACACAATGTTTGAGTATGTTAGAGATAGTTGGCTTGGTGACAAGAAAAGAATGGAGCAACTTTTTGCCGAAAACCAAAGTTTAAAACAAGCCTGGGAAGAAATGTTGGGAAGGGACGAAAATTATAAAGAAGCTTATCTGAATAAACTCGAAGAATTAAAAAGCAGTAAGAAAACCAAAGAGCTGGCCACTGTCAATAACCTTTTTCTTACCGAGATTATTAAACGCTCATTAATTGATATACGGTTATTCGGAAGCGCCATGGCTGTGGAAGGAGTAACACGGACCTATACCGGTCCGGTCCAAATTTCGTGGGGATACTCCTTACACCCGGTTGAACTGGTCAGATCCAGTACAATAACCAGCATCATGAATGAAGACAGCTCGACTTTTGGGAAGAAATATAAAGTATATTATGCTCTAGTGGCTCATTACGGCACAATGAACAAATATAGCGCCAAATTAACGGGTATGACCGAAGAAGACCGCGACCTTTTCCGACATGCTTTAGTACAGGGTTTAATGACCAACCAGACAGACAGCAAACAGGGACAAGAACCCCTGTTTTACCTGGAAATAGTTTATAAGCCTGAATATGATGTTTATCTGGGCGATCTGCGACGGTTTGTCGACGTGAAAGAGAATAAAGAGGATGACGCCAGTAGAGAAGTAACTATAAGGAGCTTAAATGATTTGACCGTTGATTTCCACGGTTTAAATCAAGTTATTACTGACCTGAAAGACAAGGGATATATCGAAAAGGTTATTGGCTGGATACACCCGGTTGCGCAAGAGGGTCGTCTGCTCAATATACCGGCTTTTGATCCAGTTGACCTTTGGGAGCCGATACAAAGGGGAGAATAA
- a CDS encoding CRISPR-associated protein: MNLPQLTAYIGKNANVGGNNEFSSLIKGLKVKLKEEDLPYTVFLVFDLQNKEINFEVKDEFKEKHLDEYYYFGNNSAAAAQYYLVRESNSLKYLLGKVWTDLYQTLSRYNLQDREMGQLLKKLADQSYIFINKKDGWGINPDKLTIIKEQPQLEVELLSNSVKIKAPEQEEKKLNYESFIRLFIKDENKHNRFVLVVPVVKMESGEEVVLSTHKDYLELVKLVNNLGPSSSEKKPGEKEKVCYLCGRTRTDVSSKYSKKFSRSGINKIFTTTTINTSPYLRDFNYDYVYATCQECYQKLLAGEKIISERFKGRIAGEDVFIIPEGLFGNFDYNHLYKLKKDIDLAFQISKADEWLQQLETGAMGDNLNQYALNFIFYRSDGNSVTILETIEDVPVLRFQRILEKLAEEAFKLQAHLRSMSIGHIYRIIPVRINRQGEQLDIGRVLSFYKALLNGEQVKAGNLFSYAVEALDKGLRQLSKEKIDNFINLNLRRYQNGYEDFYIKNIIMRYLVLIHTCQGFGILDKKVFGGGERMNEEITTGSEKVDSAIKNMEAFLYRQGLCPEARALFYVGVLLYRVALAQWFKEHKKKPVLKKVHFQGMNQKEVYQLYNDLLEKLRQYNRWSLFSEAVMNRFHHYYSGNFERKWPLSEQANVFYIMSGYAYMVGTKAPDLTPEEEKAQEDIVPEEN; this comes from the coding sequence TTGAATTTACCGCAATTAACCGCATACATTGGGAAAAACGCTAATGTAGGCGGAAATAATGAGTTTAGTTCTTTGATAAAAGGTTTGAAAGTTAAATTAAAAGAAGAGGATCTGCCTTATACAGTATTTTTGGTTTTTGATTTGCAGAATAAAGAGATCAACTTCGAAGTGAAAGATGAATTTAAAGAGAAGCATTTGGATGAGTATTACTATTTTGGTAATAATTCAGCTGCTGCAGCTCAGTACTACTTAGTTCGAGAATCAAATTCGCTCAAATATTTACTGGGAAAAGTATGGACGGATCTTTACCAAACTTTGTCCCGTTATAATCTTCAAGACCGGGAAATGGGACAATTATTAAAAAAACTGGCAGATCAGAGTTATATCTTTATTAATAAAAAAGACGGATGGGGTATTAACCCGGACAAATTGACTATTATCAAAGAACAACCTCAATTAGAAGTAGAGCTGCTTTCAAATAGTGTAAAGATTAAGGCGCCGGAGCAAGAGGAAAAAAAACTAAATTATGAGTCTTTTATCCGATTATTCATTAAGGATGAGAATAAACATAACCGGTTTGTCTTAGTAGTTCCTGTAGTGAAAATGGAAAGTGGGGAAGAAGTGGTTTTATCTACCCATAAGGATTATTTGGAACTGGTTAAGTTGGTGAATAATTTAGGGCCAAGCTCTTCTGAAAAAAAACCGGGGGAAAAAGAGAAGGTTTGTTATCTTTGTGGCCGAACCCGAACAGATGTATCCAGCAAGTATTCGAAAAAATTCAGCAGATCCGGGATAAATAAAATATTTACAACCACTACAATTAATACCTCTCCGTACCTTCGCGATTTCAATTATGATTATGTGTATGCCACTTGCCAGGAATGTTACCAAAAGTTGTTGGCCGGGGAGAAAATAATTTCAGAGCGTTTTAAGGGAAGGATAGCGGGTGAAGATGTATTTATCATACCGGAAGGACTGTTTGGGAATTTTGATTATAATCATCTCTATAAATTAAAAAAAGATATAGACTTGGCTTTTCAAATTTCCAAGGCTGATGAGTGGCTGCAACAACTTGAAACAGGAGCAATGGGGGACAACTTAAACCAATATGCTTTGAATTTCATATTTTACCGTTCTGATGGCAACTCAGTAACTATTTTGGAAACAATCGAAGATGTTCCTGTACTCCGGTTTCAGAGGATACTGGAAAAGCTCGCTGAGGAAGCTTTTAAATTACAAGCACATTTGCGAAGTATGTCTATCGGCCATATCTACCGGATTATACCGGTACGTATCAACCGTCAAGGTGAACAGTTGGATATCGGACGGGTACTGTCTTTTTATAAAGCCCTTTTAAATGGGGAACAGGTAAAAGCCGGAAATTTATTTAGTTATGCGGTGGAAGCTTTGGACAAAGGTCTGCGGCAGTTAAGCAAGGAGAAAATTGATAATTTTATTAACTTGAATTTGCGACGGTACCAGAACGGCTACGAAGACTTTTATATTAAAAATATAATTATGAGATATTTGGTTCTAATCCACACCTGTCAGGGGTTCGGCATTTTAGATAAAAAAGTTTTTGGAGGGGGAGAGAGAATGAATGAGGAAATAACAACCGGCTCGGAAAAAGTTGATTCTGCCATCAAAAACATGGAAGCTTTTCTTTACAGGCAAGGTTTATGCCCAGAAGCCAGAGCCCTTTTCTATGTGGGAGTTTTACTGTACAGGGTAGCTTTAGCGCAATGGTTTAAAGAACATAAAAAAAAGCCGGTATTAAAAAAAGTGCATTTCCAAGGAATGAACCAAAAAGAAGTCTATCAACTGTACAACGACTTATTGGAAAAATTAAGACAATATAACAGATGGAGCTTGTTTTCCGAAGCTGTAATGAACAGGTTTCACCATTATTATTCCGGAAATTTCGAACGGAAATGGCCTTTAAGTGAACAGGCCAATGTCTTCTACATTATGTCCGGCTATGCTTATATGGTGGGCACGAAAGCCCCTGACTTAACTCCGGAAGAAGAAAAAGCCCAGGAAGACATTGTTCCTGAAGAAAATTAA
- the cas5 gene encoding CRISPR-associated protein Cas5: MKIFSFHLRGKMAHFRKYYSNSSALSYFIPPRTTVAGILAGLLGRERDTYYHEFSLEKCQIALATRAPIKKCMQKLNLLMIKGDRDFNGSAEYPSQTATEFIIPHNLQKGYIDYQIWVVHEDDKVMTKLENLIKKDFVGYFSKGISVALGTAYNLGWLEKGRLIEGKEIKATTVVNINSVIPQKKCVEIVVDEVADGQYRLIKEEVPLEFDKDRKITPHGLGNMIINLTGQPVKVNIDSFVCLENGENITWME, encoded by the coding sequence ATGAAAATTTTCTCGTTTCACTTGCGGGGAAAGATGGCCCATTTCCGGAAATATTACTCTAATTCATCGGCTCTTTCGTATTTTATACCTCCGCGTACAACTGTTGCCGGTATTTTGGCCGGATTATTGGGGAGAGAACGGGACACATACTACCATGAATTTTCCTTGGAAAAATGCCAAATCGCTCTGGCGACTCGGGCGCCGATAAAAAAGTGTATGCAAAAATTGAATCTGTTAATGATAAAAGGCGATAGGGATTTTAACGGTTCCGCGGAATACCCGAGCCAAACGGCAACCGAATTTATTATCCCCCATAACCTGCAAAAAGGATATATTGATTATCAAATCTGGGTTGTCCATGAGGATGATAAGGTTATGACCAAATTGGAGAACCTGATAAAGAAGGATTTTGTGGGATATTTCAGCAAAGGAATTAGCGTGGCTTTGGGTACGGCATATAACCTTGGCTGGCTAGAAAAAGGCCGACTAATAGAAGGAAAGGAGATTAAAGCAACGACTGTCGTTAATATTAATTCCGTTATTCCGCAGAAAAAATGCGTGGAAATAGTTGTTGACGAAGTAGCTGACGGACAGTACCGGCTTATAAAGGAAGAAGTGCCGTTAGAATTTGACAAGGATCGAAAGATAACCCCGCATGGATTAGGTAATATGATAATTAATCTGACCGGGCAACCGGTTAAAGTAAATATTGATTCTTTTGTCTGTTTGGAAAACGGAGAAAACATCACTTGGATGGAGTAG
- the cas6 gene encoding CRISPR-associated endoribonuclease Cas6, giving the protein MRLLIEFSCPDNSNLITLPVHYNHMVQSAIYATLDGTFAEFLHDTGFEGSGRRFKLFTFSRLTGVYYFNPSTAEITFKSPVKLIVSSPMDKFCESLLNGLLTKNNLRIGPVVLSLQRVEVDRPLVADGASTHMQKQIRVKTLSPVVVYSTLLRPEVGKYTCYFQPGDGDFSRLAKENLYKKYQAIYGEVPPEGEVQIKPLRQPKLQIIKYKGFVIKGYCGILSMSGPASLLQIAVDAGLGAKNSMGFGLLEMINIEKSS; this is encoded by the coding sequence ATGCGACTACTAATTGAGTTTTCTTGTCCTGATAATAGTAACCTCATAACTTTGCCGGTTCATTACAACCATATGGTCCAATCGGCTATCTACGCTACCTTAGACGGTACTTTCGCCGAATTTCTGCACGATACAGGATTTGAAGGGAGCGGACGCCGATTTAAGCTCTTTACATTTTCCCGTTTAACCGGGGTTTATTACTTTAATCCTTCTACAGCAGAGATTACTTTTAAGTCGCCGGTTAAACTGATTGTCTCTTCTCCAATGGACAAGTTTTGCGAATCCTTGTTAAACGGATTGCTGACCAAAAACAATTTAAGAATTGGCCCTGTTGTTCTCAGCCTTCAGAGGGTAGAAGTGGACAGGCCGTTGGTAGCGGATGGGGCAAGCACACACATGCAAAAGCAGATACGTGTGAAAACACTTTCACCGGTGGTAGTTTACAGCACCTTACTCAGGCCGGAGGTGGGCAAATATACCTGTTACTTTCAACCCGGAGATGGCGACTTTTCCCGTTTAGCCAAAGAAAACCTTTACAAAAAATACCAGGCTATCTATGGAGAAGTACCCCCGGAAGGAGAGGTCCAGATTAAGCCTCTGCGCCAGCCGAAGCTGCAAATTATTAAGTATAAAGGTTTTGTAATCAAGGGATATTGTGGGATTTTATCCATGAGTGGACCGGCCTCACTTCTACAAATAGCAGTTGATGCGGGATTAGGGGCAAAAAACAGCATGGGCTTCGGATTGCTTGAAATGATAAATATAGAAAAGAGTAGCTGA
- a CDS encoding type II toxin-antitoxin system PemK/MazF family toxin, whose product MVFEQGDILLLNIPFTDFSSKKIRPVLVLSNTKLNRKTDDLIVAAITSNIMNKQKFSIDFTNKDLIDGHIKVPSCILTNKIFTISPKIVYKKIGKISSQKFKQVKMKLNTLFNLDS is encoded by the coding sequence TATTCCTTTTACAGATTTTTCTTCTAAAAAGATCCGACCGGTCTTGGTGCTTTCAAACACAAAGCTAAATCGGAAAACGGATGACCTCATAGTTGCTGCAATTACTTCAAATATCATGAATAAGCAGAAATTTTCTATTGATTTTACTAACAAAGACTTAATTGACGGACATATCAAGGTGCCTTCATGTATATTGACGAATAAAATTTTTACCATATCCCCAAAAATTGTATATAAGAAAATTGGAAAAATCAGTTCTCAGAAGTTTAAACAAGTCAAAATGAAATTAAATACTCTGTTTAACTTGGATTCTTGA
- a CDS encoding transposase: protein MFFSRSLSKVWFLNLDPAACLLYKCFSSSMGRPVKYDPVCILRSLVLMLDLGYHSVTKWVKALRSDDILAVLSGFEPHNTPGVGTFYDFFDRLWLEDRKTRIKRWRKLRSPIRKPGKKFKTGQKQPVKHPGVVGKLCKRVKSGRLPFPLRAEKLIQEIFARCVVDVSVYMGMIPDPLNLVLSGDGSSLRTGSSPYGVKVCDCRKKGIFSCDCMRRFSDPEASWGWNSYRNEYYYGYSPYVLTAASSVGELPMYIRLVEARRHDSVTGIVSLAEFRELYPCLGISKFIADSAHDAYPFYELCEFWGVEPFIDLNSKGKGNFKDLPSVSVNEYGVPICPKGYAMCFCGFNKSRSRLKWRCPLKAGSRRVRKNISCDCPCSDSPYGRTVYTKPQDDLRLFTKTPRDSKAWRKVYAMRSSSERSFKRIKNDYEIERSHVRSRKNWYLFIHFAAMNCHLDAWVAKAEKEHFDIWAEVLGKAFAA from the coding sequence ATGTTTTTCTCTAGGTCTTTGTCTAAGGTTTGGTTTTTAAATTTGGATCCTGCTGCTTGTTTGTTGTACAAATGTTTTTCTTCTTCTATGGGTAGGCCTGTTAAATATGATCCTGTGTGTATTTTAAGGTCTTTGGTTTTGATGTTGGATCTTGGATACCACAGTGTTACTAAATGGGTTAAGGCTCTTCGTTCTGATGATATTCTGGCTGTTTTGTCCGGCTTTGAGCCTCATAATACGCCAGGTGTGGGAACGTTTTATGATTTTTTTGATAGGCTCTGGCTTGAGGATAGGAAGACCAGGATTAAAAGATGGCGTAAATTGAGGTCTCCTATTAGAAAGCCAGGGAAAAAGTTCAAAACCGGACAGAAGCAGCCTGTTAAACATCCGGGGGTTGTAGGTAAGTTGTGTAAAAGGGTTAAGAGTGGTAGATTACCTTTCCCCCTGCGGGCTGAAAAGCTTATTCAGGAGATTTTCGCCCGCTGTGTTGTGGATGTTTCTGTCTATATGGGCATGATCCCGGATCCTTTGAACCTTGTGCTGTCGGGTGATGGCTCTTCTTTGAGAACGGGATCCAGCCCATATGGTGTTAAGGTTTGTGATTGTAGGAAAAAGGGTATTTTTAGTTGTGATTGTATGCGTCGTTTTTCTGATCCTGAGGCTTCTTGGGGCTGGAACAGTTACCGTAATGAGTATTACTATGGGTATTCTCCTTATGTTTTGACTGCAGCATCAAGTGTTGGTGAACTCCCAATGTATATTAGGCTTGTTGAGGCCCGCCGCCATGATTCTGTAACAGGTATTGTTTCTTTGGCTGAGTTTAGGGAGCTTTATCCGTGTTTGGGTATTTCTAAGTTTATTGCTGATTCTGCTCATGATGCTTATCCTTTTTATGAGCTTTGTGAGTTTTGGGGTGTTGAGCCTTTTATTGATTTAAATTCTAAGGGTAAGGGCAATTTTAAGGATTTGCCTTCGGTCAGTGTTAATGAGTATGGTGTTCCTATTTGCCCTAAGGGTTATGCTATGTGTTTTTGTGGTTTTAATAAAAGTCGCAGTCGTTTGAAGTGGCGATGCCCTTTGAAAGCCGGCAGCAGACGTGTTAGAAAAAACATTTCTTGTGATTGCCCTTGTTCTGATTCCCCTTATGGGCGTACGGTTTATACTAAGCCTCAGGATGATTTAAGGCTTTTTACTAAAACCCCCAGGGATTCTAAAGCGTGGCGCAAGGTTTATGCTATGCGGTCTTCTTCGGAACGCTCGTTTAAGCGGATTAAGAATGATTATGAGATTGAACGCTCTCACGTTAGAAGCCGCAAGAATTGGTATTTGTTTATTCATTTTGCTGCTATGAATTGTCATCTTGATGCTTGGGTTGCTAAGGCTGAAAAAGAACATTTTGATATCTGGGCTGAGGTTTTGGGTAAGGCTTTTGCAGCTTAG